Proteins encoded together in one Scheffersomyces stipitis CBS 6054 chromosome 5, complete sequence window:
- a CDS encoding predicted protein (go_function protein kinase activity; ATP binding~go_process protein amino acid phosphorylation), with the protein MPLTEKPHNSIKKIFKRDTTPVSDSSSPSSANNSHIGLSKLFHHHNDKTPAAVARDSNYVLSNGVNTNNNSTSKKSGNSPVAAGAPAVPRNSSSLSLKRRNTNPARLGNSSSSTSPSVPSDDKTAVTHGPKESKRLTRAETLAHINSVNNKNARNTFNKAHLPQNFQQPISATPSAHAGGDKIVYNPYGLNKNPTQEAPKSTSFYLSGVSDGERVLANPVADPNEYLPADLKQEHVNLLDMFEIDANTKKLGDGGSSDVRIINAISHKKSVYALKKFTLLSKESDQDFYERVTKEFIISKKAAVSRHVVDVIALVRVQSQTNLTRGWGIVLEFCNGGDMFSAIIKPGWKRTPLHEKYCLFKQIAYGLKFLHDNDIVHRDMKPENVLLDANGVAKLCDFGVSDWGHQVHGDLTSPIKLSTSYVGSPPYSPPEVMILKEKSHAEIKNFAYDPFKMDFWGLGMLLFCIVYSGVPFQSATVNDHAFRDYKFTHNRYSSDHPSFKNCQDYNKGPGSEFKWAAQFQSTGASRAAWKLCDPSVTHRYNLEQLFNDPWFLGLEMCLYEHPEQDVNPFILPGTGENYNGYISANSSVPNSRAASRRGTYSRAQHDPEDDLHTPFKSMLDLVGQSSKPQGQLQPQTGDGPAKINTKVDTKVEPQYKTPISPSSMVDGISLNMSPSRNGHSGRPHSNSNPVRYPSDTSSSNASIQSSDSGRPRSMLEIVADTNDEIRSFGITHPDGLLDSADSCFSLLPQGDAEAKKAPGDFPKLLRNSSQLRLDVNGMCELGYKIKKHHHNEISTVQMSNSNSRRR; encoded by the exons ATGCCTTTGACCGAGAAGCCTCATAACAgcatcaagaagatcttcaagCGGGATACCACCCCCGTTTCGGACTCGTCGCTGCCCTCTTCGGCCAATAACTCGCACATAGGACTTCTGAAACTCTTCCACCACCACAACGACAAAACACCTGCTGCCGTAGCCAGAGACTCCAATTATGTTCTCAGTAACGGAGTCAACACCAATAACAATAGCACTAGCAAAAAGTCCGGAAACTCTCCTGTTGCAGCGGGAGCTCCTGCTGTACCCAGGAACTCTTCCTCCCTTTCActcaagagaagaaacacCAACCCAGCACGTCTTGGTAACTCTTCGTCTTCCACCTCTCCGCTGGTGCCGAGCGACGATAAGACTGCGGTAACCCACGGACCAAAAGAATCAAAACGACTTACTCGTGCCGAAACTTTGGCTCACATAAATTCTGTGAATAACAAAAATGCAAGAAacaccttcaacaaagcCCATCTCCCCCAGAATTTCCAGCAGCCGATACTGGCTACACCCTCAGCTCACGCTGGAGGAGATAAGATCGTATACAATCCCTACGGCCTCAACAAAAATCCTACGCAAGAAGCCCCTAAGAGCACCTCTTTCTACCTCAGTGGAGTCAGCGATGGTGAACGAGTTTTGGCTAACCCTGTAGCCGACCCCAACGAGTATTTACCCGCAGACTTGAAGCAGGAGCATGTGAATTTGCTTGACATGTTTGAAATCGATGCCAATACGAAGAAGTTGGGAGACGGAGGCTCATCTGATGTGAGAATCATCAATGCTATCAGCCACAAGAAATCGGTCTATGCATTGAAAAAGTTTACTTTACTTTCAAAAGAGTCTGATCAAGATTTCTATGAGAGAGTCACCAAGGAATTCATCATCTCCAAGAAGGCAGCTGTGTCGAGACATGTCGTGGACGTTATAGCACTTGTGAGAGTCCAGTCACAGACGAACTTGACCAGAGGTTGGGGGATTGTGTTGGAATTCTGTAACGGCGGTGACATGTTCAGTGCCATCATCAAACCGGGTTGGAAACGCACTCCTCTCCACGAGAAGTACTGTTTGTTTAAGCAAATAGCGTATggcttgaagttcttgCACGACAACGATATTGTCCATCGTGACATGAAACCAGAAAACGTCCTTCTTGATGCCAACGGAGTGGCCAAATTGTGCGATTTCGGGGTTAGTGACTGGGGCCACCAAGTTCATGGCGATCTCACTTCTCCCATAAAGCTTTCCACATCTTACGTTGGCTCGCCTCCTTACTCTCCTCCTGAAGTCATGATTCTTAAGGAGAAATCTCATgctgaaatcaagaattttgCGTACGATCCGTTCAAGATGGACTTCTGGGGTTTGGGAATGTTGCTTTTCTGTATCGTTTACTCTGGAGTTCCATTTCAATCTGCTACCGTGAACGACCATGCCTTCCGAGACTACAAGTTCACCCACAACCGGTACTCTTCCGACCATCCATCTTTCAAAAACTGCCAAGACTACAACAAAGGACCTGGCTCTGAGTTCAAATGGGCAGCCCAGTTTCAGTCTACTGGTGCTTCCAGAGCTGCCTGGAAACTCTGTGATCCTTCCGTTACTCATAGATACAACTTGGAGCAGTTGTTCAACGATCCCTGGTTCTTGGGTTTGGAAATGTGTCTCTACGAGCATCCAGAACAAGACGTAAATCCATTTATCTTGCCTGGAACAGGCGAAAACTACAATGGCTACATCTCAGCGAACTCTTCCGTACCTAACTCTAGAGCCGCTTCTCGTAGAGGAACATATTCACGGGCCCAACACGATCCAGAAGATGATTTACATACTCCGTTCAAGAGCATGTTGGATTTGGTAGGCCAGAGCTCGAAACCTCAGGGCCAATTACAACCACAGACCGGCGATGGTCCAGCAAAGATCAACACTAAGGTAGACACCAAGGTAGAACCCCAGTACAAGACTCCCATTAGTCCTTCCAGTATGGTGGACGGGATTTCGTTGAACATGTCACCTCTGAGAAATGGCCATAGTGGACGTCCTCATAGTAATTCTAATCCTGTAAGATACCCATCCGACACCAGTAGTTCTAATGCCTCTATCCAGTCTTCGGATAGCGGAAGACCAAGATCCATGTTGGAAATTGTGGCTGACACTA atgatgaaattCGCTCTTTTGGCATAACTCATCCAGATGGGTTATTAGACTCCGCTGATTCCTGTTTCAGTTTACTCCCTCAAGGCGATGCTGAGGCCAAGAAAGCACCGGGAGATTTCCCGAAGCTTCTTCGTAATTCGTCTCAGTTACGGTTGGATGTCAACGGAATGTGCGAGTTGGGctacaagatcaagaagcaTCATCACAACGAAATCAGCACTGTTCAAATgtccaattccaattcaagaagaagataa
- a CDS encoding 60S ribosomal protein L32 (go_component intracellular; ribosome~go_function structural constituent of ribosome~go_process protein biosynthesis), producing the protein MAASLPHPKIVKKYSKTFKRHHSDRYARVSENWRKQKGIDSCVRRRFRGTIPQPNIGYGSNKRTKHLTPSGHKVFLVKNVKDLDVLLLHTKTYAAEIAHNISAKNRVEIVAKAKKIGVKVTNPKGRVALEA; encoded by the exons A TGGCTGCTTCATTACCTCACCCAAAGATTGTTAAGAAATACAGCAAGACTTTCAAGAGACACCACTCTGACAGATACGCCAGAGTTTCTGAAAACTGGAGAAAGCAAAAGGGTATCGACTCTTGtgtcagaagaagattcagagGTACTATCCCACAACCAAACATTGGTTACGGTTCCAACAAGAGAACCAAGCACTTGACTCCATCTGGCCACAAGGTCTTCCTCGTCAAGAACGTTAAGGACTTGGACGTTTTGTTATTGCACACCAAGACCTACGCTGCTGAAATCGCCCACAACATCTCCGCTAAGAACAGAGTCGAAATTGTCGCCAAGGCCAAGAAGATTGGTGTCAAGGTTACCAACCCTAAGGGTAGAgttgctttggaagcttAA